In the genome of Nocardia terpenica, one region contains:
- the scpB gene encoding SMC-Scp complex subunit ScpB — protein sequence MAPDDMVEQALPDRLDDAEFRAALEAMLLVVDAPAPAELLASALGDDESRVVRTLREMSAELTAQGSGIDLRFVGDGWRFYTRTEYAPYVERMLLDGSRSKLTRAALETLAVIAYRQPVTRARVSAVRGVNVDGVIRTLVARGLIAEAGTDPETSGTQYVTTELFLERIGLASLAELPPLAPLLPGVDLIDEINESLETDPRYTRLKRPAEADLDLGAED from the coding sequence ATGGCACCGGACGACATGGTCGAGCAGGCCCTTCCCGACCGGCTCGACGACGCCGAGTTCCGGGCGGCGCTCGAGGCGATGCTGCTGGTCGTCGACGCGCCCGCCCCGGCCGAGCTGCTGGCCTCGGCGCTGGGCGACGACGAGTCGCGGGTGGTGCGGACGCTGCGGGAGATGTCGGCCGAGCTGACCGCGCAGGGGAGTGGTATCGATCTCAGATTCGTCGGCGACGGATGGCGTTTCTACACCCGTACCGAGTACGCGCCCTACGTCGAGCGCATGTTGCTCGACGGCTCGCGGTCCAAGCTCACCCGGGCCGCTTTGGAAACTCTGGCGGTTATCGCCTATCGTCAACCGGTTACGCGAGCACGGGTGAGCGCCGTGCGCGGGGTGAACGTCGACGGCGTGATCCGCACCCTGGTGGCGCGCGGACTCATCGCCGAGGCCGGGACCGATCCCGAGACCAGCGGCACCCAGTACGTCACCACCGAGCTGTTCCTGGAACGGATCGGGCTCGCGTCGCTGGCGGAACTTCCGCCGTTGGCGCCCCTGCTGCCGGGCGTCGACCTGATCGATGAGATCAACGAGAGCCTGGAGACCGACCCCCGGTACACCAGGCTGAAGAGACCCGCCGAGGCCGACCTCGACCTCGGCGCCGAGGATTGA
- a CDS encoding segregation and condensation protein A, producing MSEPTADNPDRSPGFHLRLSNFEGPFDLLLQLISQRRLDVTEVALHKVTDEFIAYTKALTAGLDRDTTLRADKILDQTTEFLVVAATLLDLKAARLLPAGEVSDEEDLALLEARDLLFARLLQYRAFKQVAELLGELEQAALRRYPRAVSLEDRYLDLLPEVTLGVDAERFAVVAATAFRPRPAPKVGLDHLHAHAISVAEQAALVLDMLKMRGPGGWTTFRELCADCDVPIQIVARFLALLELYRGKTIEFDQPDPLGPLAISWIGDEAGDTPATIEEDYG from the coding sequence GTGAGCGAACCCACTGCCGACAATCCGGACAGATCGCCGGGATTTCATCTGCGGCTGAGCAACTTCGAGGGCCCCTTCGATCTGCTGCTGCAACTGATCAGTCAGCGCCGCCTCGATGTCACCGAGGTGGCGCTGCACAAGGTCACCGACGAGTTCATCGCCTACACCAAGGCGCTGACCGCGGGCCTGGATCGGGACACGACGCTGCGCGCGGACAAGATCCTCGATCAGACCACCGAGTTCCTGGTGGTGGCGGCCACGCTGCTGGATCTGAAGGCGGCCCGGTTGCTGCCCGCGGGCGAGGTCTCCGACGAGGAGGACCTGGCCCTGCTGGAGGCGCGCGACCTGCTGTTCGCGCGGCTGCTGCAATACCGGGCGTTCAAGCAGGTGGCCGAGTTGCTGGGCGAGTTGGAACAGGCGGCGCTGCGGCGCTATCCGCGGGCGGTATCGCTCGAGGATCGCTATCTGGACCTGCTGCCGGAGGTTACGCTGGGTGTCGACGCCGAGCGCTTCGCCGTGGTCGCGGCGACGGCGTTCCGGCCCCGCCCGGCGCCCAAGGTGGGTCTCGATCATCTGCACGCCCACGCCATCTCGGTCGCCGAGCAGGCCGCGCTCGTCTTGGACATGCTGAAGATGCGGGGGCCGGGCGGCTGGACGACCTTCCGGGAACTGTGCGCCGACTGCGACGTGCCGATCCAGATCGTCGCCCGCTTCCTGGCCTTGCTGGAGCTGTACCGAGGCAAGACGATCGAGTTCGACCAACCCGACCCGCTGGGCCCCCTGGCGATCAGCTGGATCGGCGACGAGGCCGGCGACACACCGGCGACGATCGAGGAGGACTACGGGTGA